Genomic segment of Streptomyces longhuiensis:
TCGACAAGGTGACGATCATCGGCAACGAGTGGGGCCGCTTCAACATCGAGAAGTACGCGACCCTCTCCCCGGACCTCCTCGTCACCACCGTGTACGACACCGCCGGCACCCTCTGGTCCGTCCCGCTGGAGTCGAAGGACAAGATCCTCAAGCTGGCCCCGAGCGTCGGCATCTCCGTCTACGACCGCCAGATGACCCAGCCGCTGGAGCGCCTGCTCGAGCTCGCCGGGTCGCTCGGCGCGGACGTGAAGGCCGAGAAGACCGTCAAGGCGAAGAAGCGCTTCGAGGACGCGGCCGCCCGCCTGCGCAAGGCCGCCAAGGCCCGCCCCGAGATCCGGGTGCTCATCGGCTCCGCGAGCCAGGACATCTTCTACGTCTCCGGCTCCAACCTCTCCGCCGACCTGGAGTACTTCAAGTCGCTCGGCGTGAACCTCGTGGAGCCGTCGGAGAAGGCGAAGAAGGCGTCCGGCGGCTGGTTCGAGAATCTGAGCTGGGAGAACATCGACAAGTACCCGGCCGACGTCATCATGATGGACAACCGCACGGCCACCATTCAGCCCGCGGACATCGAGAAGCCCACCTGGAAGAAGCTGCCCGCCGTCAAGGCCGGCCAGGTCATCCCGCGCGTCACCGAGCCCATCTACTCGTACGCCAAGTGCGCCCCGATCCTCGAGGACCTCGCCGAGGCCATCGAGAAGGCGAAGAAGGTCGGCTGACACCCATGACGACGACCGAGTCGCCCGCGATCGCACCCTTCAGATTCTTCGACCTCCAGGTAGCGCGCACGCGGCGGCTCGGTCCGTCGCTGCAGCGCGTGACGTTCACGGGGCCCGACCTCGTGGACTTCCACGCCGGAGGACGCGACCAGAGCCTGTCGCTGTTCCTGCCGCGGCCGGGCCAGGAGGCCCCCGTCCTGCCGGCCGCCGAGCCGGGCGACGACGGCCGCGCCTGGCACGCCGCCTACCGGGCGCTCCCGGACGACGTGCGGGCCGTGATGCGCTCGTACACGGTCAGCCGGCAGCGCCGCACACCCGGCGAACCCGGCGAGGTCGACATCGACTTCGTCCTGCACCACGACGGCCCCGGCGGCGCGGGCCCCGCCTGCGTCTGGGCCGAGGCGGCGAAGGCCGGTGACCGCGTGACGGTCCTCGGCCCGGCGGTCGCCGACAACACGGCCGTACGCTGCCGCCCCCACGAGGGCGCCGACCACGTCCTGATGTGGGGCGACGAGACCGCCCTGCCCGCCGCCCTGGGCATCCTCGCCTGGCTGCCGCCGGGGCTGCCCGCGCATGTCTGGCTGGAGGTCCCGCACCGCGAGGACATCCCGGCGATCGAGACCTCGGGCGACGTCACCGTCACCTGGCTCGTGCGGGACGAGAACGCGCCGTCCGCGGTGGACGCGATCCGCGCGGCCGAGCTGCCGGCCGCGTCGAGTCCGTACGCCTGGCTCGCGGGCGAGTCCGGAACGATGAAGGAGCTGCGCCGCCATCTCGTGCGCGAACGCGCCTACGACAAGCGGTCGGTGACGTTCGTCGGCTACTGGCGCAAGGGCCTGAGCGAGGACGGACTGCGCGTCGCCGAGGCCCAGGAGGCGGCCGCCGAGGACTGACGGACAGCACATTCCGGCCACTCATGGGGGCGGGGTCGCAAGCACAACTTAGGTTAGGCTAACCTAAGTCACGTGCTGGGACCTCGCCCTTTCCCATGCCGTCCGTCTTCCCCGCTCACCCGCACTCCTGCCCCCATCCGGAGGACCGTCCATGCGCTCGCACCTGCTCAACGACACGACCGCGGAGCACTACCGCCGTTCCGTGACCGAGGGAATCGAGCGGGTGGCGGCCAAACTCGCCACCACCGACCGGCCGTTCACCGGGGTCACGGTCGACGAGCTCACGCCCCGCATCGACGCCGTCGACCTGGACAAGCCGCTCCTCGACACCACCGCCGCCCTGGACGAGCTCGAAGAGGTCTACCTCCGCGACGCGGTCTACTTCCACCACCCGCGCTACCTCGCCCACCTCAACTGCCCGGTCGTCATCCCGGCCGTGGTCGGCGAGGCCGTGCTCTCCGCGGTCAACTCCTCGCTGGACACCTGGGACCAGTCCGCCGGCGGCACCCTGATCGAGCGCAAGCTCATCGACTGGACCACGAGCCGCATCGGCCTCGGCCCCGCCGCCGACGGCGTCTTCACCTCCGGCGGCTCCCAGTCCAACCTCCAGGCGCTGCTGCTCGCCCGCGACGAGACCAAGTCCGAGAACGCCGAACACCCCACGAAAATGCGGGTGTTCGCCTCCGAGGTCAGCCACTTCAGCGTCAAGAAGTCCGCGACGCTCCTCGGTCTCGGCCCCGACGCCGTGGTCACCATCCCGGTGGACCGCGACAAGCGGATGCAGACCGTCGCCCTCGCCAGGGAGCTGGAGCGCTGCCGCGAGGAGGGCCTCGTGCCCATGGCGGTCGTCGCCACCGCCGGGACCACCGACTTCGGCTCCATCGACCCGCTCCCCGAGATCGCCGAGCTCTGCGCCCAGTACGGCACCTGGATGCACGTCGACGCCGCGTACGGCTGCGGGCTCCTCGCCTCCGTCAAGAACCGGCACCTCCTCGACGGCATCGAGCGCGCCGACTCCGTCACCGTCGACTACCACAAGTCGTTCTTCCAGCCCGTGAGTTCGAGCGCCGTCCTAGTCCGGGACGCGGCCACCCTGCGGCACGCCACGTACCACGCCGACTACCTCAACCCGCGCCGCATGGTCACCGAGCGCATCCCCAACCAGGTCGACAAGTCCCTCCAGACGACCCGCCGCTTCGACGCGCTCAAGCTGTGGATGACGCTGCGCGTGATGGGCGCCGACGGTGTCGGCCTGCTCTTCGACGAGGTGTGCGACCTGGCGGGCAAGGCCTGGGAGCTGCTCGCCGCGGACCCCCGGTTCGACGTCGTCGTCGAACCGCAGCTGTCCACCCTCGTCTTCCGCCACATCCCGGCCGGCGTCACCGACCCCGCCGAGATCGACCGCGCCAACCTGTACGCCCGCAAGGCGCTGTTCGCCTCCGGCGACGCCATCGTCGCGGGCACCAAGGTGGGCGGCCGCCACTACCTGAAGTTCACCCTGCTCAACCCCGAGACCACCGTCGACGACATCGTCGCGGTCCTCGATCTGATCGCCGGCCATGCCGAGCAGTACCTGGGAGAGAACCTTGTCGAAGCTTCCTGAGTCCCCTGATCCCCTCGACTTCATCGGGATCGGCCTCGGCCCCTTCAACCTCGGCCTGGCCGCCCTCACCGAGCCGATAGCCGAACTGAACGGTGTCTTCCTGGAGTCCAAGCCGGACTTCGAGTGGCACTCGGGGATGTTCCTCGAGGGCGCCCACCTCCAGACGCCGTTCATGTCGGACCTGGTCACGCTCGCCGACCCGACCTCCCCGTACTCCTTCCTGAACTACCTCAAGGAATCGGGGCGGCTCTACTCCTTCTACATCCGCGAGAACTTCTATCCCCTGCGGACCGAGTACAACGACTACTGCCGCTGGGCCGCCGCGAAACTCACCAGCATCCGCTTCGGCACGACCGTCACACAGGTCTCGTACGACGAGGCCGCCGAGGTGTACGTCGTGAGCACCGAGAGCGGCGAGACCCACCGCGCGCCGCGCCTCGTCCTCGGCACCGGCACCCCGCCGCACATCCCCGAGCCCTGCCGGGGTCTCGGCGGCGACGCGATCCACAACTCCCGCTACCTGCACCACAAGCAGGAGCTCCAGCAGAAGGACTCGATCACCCTCGTCGGCAGCGGCCAGTCCGCCGCGGAGATCTACTACGACCTCCTCAGCGAGATCGACGTCCATGGCTACCGCCTCAACTGGGTCACCCGCTCCCCGCGCTTCTTCCCTCTCGAGTACACGAAACTGACGCTGGAGATGACCTCTCCCGAGTACGTGGACTACTTCCACGCGCTGCCCGAGGAGACCCGCTACCGCCTGGAGACCCAGCAGAAGAACCTCTTCAAGGGCATCGACGGCGACCTCATCAACGAGATCTTCGACCTGCTCTACCAGAAGAACCTGGCCGGCCCCGTCCCCACCCGACTGCTCACCAACTCGGCTCTGCGGAGCGCGAGTTACGAGAACGGCACGTACACGCTCGGCCTGCGCCAGGAGGAGCAGGACAAGGACTTCGAGCTGCGCACCGACGGCCTGATCCTGGCCACGGGCTACAAGTACGAGACGCCCGCCTTCCTGGAGCCGGTCCGCGACCGGCTCAACTGGGACAGCCGGGGCCGCTTCGACCTCGCCCGCAACTACTCCGTCGACACCACGGGCCGCGGTGTGTTCGTCCAGAACGCCGGCGTGCACACGCACTCGATCACCTCGCCCGACCTGGGCATGGGCGCGTACCGCAACGCGTACATCATCCGTGAGCTGCTCGGCACCGAGTACTACCCCGTAGAAAAGACCATCGCGTTCCAGGAGTTCGCCGCATGAGCACCCCCACCGGCTCCCCCACCGGCTCCCCCACCGGCACCTTCAGCATCCGCCCTCTCGACCCGATCGCGGACGCCGAGCTGCTCCACCGCTGGGTCACCGACCCCAAGGCCGCGTTCTGGCTGATGCAGGACGCGAAACTGCAGGACGTGGAGCGCGAGTACATGGCGATAGCCGCCGCCGCGCACCACGACGCGTTCATAGGCCTCCACGACGGCGAACCCGCCTTCCTCATGGAGCGCTACGACCCGGCCCACGTCGAACTCGTCGGCCTGTACGAGCCCGAGCCCGGCGACGTCGGCATGCACTTCCTGACGGCGCCCAGCGACGTCCGCATCCCCGGCTTCACCCGCGCCGTGATCACCACGGTGATGGAGTTCCTGTTCGCCGACCCGGCGGCCAAGCGCGTCGTCGTCGAGCCCGACGTGCGCAACAAGGCCGTGCACGCCCTGAACGAGGCCGTCGGCTTCGTCCCCGCGCGCGTCGTCCAGAAGCCGGAGAAGCAGGCGCTGCTCAGCTTCTGCACGCGCGAGCAGTTCCTCGCCGCCACGGGGGTGGCCGCCGTATGACGCTCTCCGACGCCGTCACCCATCTCTCCCCCGAGCGCTGGGCCGAGGCCAACCGCCTCCTCATCCGCAAGGCACTCGCCGAGTTCACCCACGAGCGCCTCCTCACGCCGGAGTCCCTCGGCGACGACCGGTACTCGGTGCGCTCCGACGACGGCGCGACCGAGTACCGCTTCACCGCCCGCCGCCTGCGTCTGGACCACTGGCAGGTCTGCGCGGACTCGGTCTCGCGTCACCGCGACGGCGCCGAACTCGCGCTCAGCGCACTGGAGTTCCTCATCGAGCTGAAGACCTCGCTCGGCCTGAGCGACGCGATCCTGCCGGTCTACCTGGAAGAGATCTCCTCCACCCTCTCCGGCACCTGCTACAAGCTCGCCAAGAACCCGGTCACCGCGGCCTCCCTCGCCCTCGACGGCTCCTTCCAGGAGATCGAGACGGGCATGACCGAGGGCCACCCCTGCTTCGTCGCCAACAACGGCAGGCTCGGCTTCGGCGTCCACGAGTACCTCTCGTACGCCCCCGAGACCGCGAGCCCGATCAGGCTGATCTGGCTGGCGGCGACACGGGAGCGGGCCGCGTTCACGGCCGGTGCCGGACTCGACTACGAGTCCCACCTGCGGGCCGAACTCGGTGAGGAGACCCTCGCGCGGTTCACCGCCACGCTCACGGACCAGGGACTGGACCCGGACGACTACCTGCTGATCCCCGTCCACCCCTGGCAGTGGTGGAACAAGCTGTCGGTCACCTTCGCGGCCGAGGTCGCCCAGCGCCATCTGGTGCTCCTCGGCGAGGGCGACGACGAGTACCTCGCCCAGCAGTCGATCCGCACGTTCTTCAACACGTCGCACCCGGACCGGCACTACGTGAAGACGGCCCTGTCCGTCATCAACATGGGCTTCATGCGTGGCCTGTCCGCCTCGTACATGGAGGCCACGCCGGCCATCAACGACTGGCTCGCGCAGCTCATCGAGAACGACGAGGTCCTCAAGGGGACCGGCCTGTCGATCATCCGAGAGCGTGCCGCCGTCGGCTACCGGCACCTGGAGTACGAGGCCGCGACCGACCGCTACTCCCCGTACCGCAAAATGCTCGCCGCCCTGTGGCGCGAGTCGCCCGTCCCGTCCCTGGCCGACGGGGAGCGCCTCGCCACCATGGCCTCGCTGCTCCATGTCGACGCCGACGGCCGCTCGTTCGCCGCGGCTCTCATCGAGCGCTCGGGCCTGACGCCCGCCGAGTGGCTGCGCCCCTACCTGCGGTCGTACCTCACGCCGCTGCTGCACAGCTTCTACGCGTACGACCTCGTGTACATGCCGCACGGCGAGAACGTCATCCTGGTGCTCGGCGAGGACGGCACGGTCCAGCGGGCGATCTTCAAGGACATCGCCGAGGAGATCGCGGTCATGGACCCCGACGCGGTCCTCCCGCCGGGCGTCGACCGGATCCGGGTCGAGGTTCCCGACGACCAGAAACTGCTGTCCATCTTCACGGACGTCTTCGACTGCTTCTTCCGCTTCCTCGCGGCGAACCTGGTCACGGAGGGCGTGCTCGACGAGGACACGTTCTGGCAGGCGGTCGCCGACTGTGTCCGCGACTACCAGGATTCGGCTCCCCAACTCGCCGACAAATTCCGGCAGTACGACATGTTCGCCCCGGAGTTCACGCTGTCCTGCCTCAACCGGCTCCAGCTGCGCAACAACGAGCAGATGGTGGACCTCGCGGACCCGGCGGGGGCCCTTCAGCTGATCGGGACACTGCCGAACCCGATCGCGTAGACGTGAGCGGGGCTCCGGAGACGCCGCAGTTCACAGCGACTGCGTCGCGGGTCCGGAGCCCCGCTCACTTGTCTGCTTCCCCCTAGCCGGCGGGCCAGGGCACCTGCGTCGACTTGTAGTAGCCGATGCCGAGCGCGTCCCAGCGCGGAGCCTGCGCCGCGAGCCGCACCTTGTACGTGTTCCAGTCGTGCGTGGCCTCCGGGGACCAGCCCAGTTCGGCGACACCGGGCAGCCTCGGGAAGGCCATGTACTCGACCTGCGCGGAGGTCGACAGGGTCTCCGACCACAGCGGTGCCTCGACACCCTGGACGGCCGACGCCGGAACGCCCGGAAGGTAGCTGCCCGGGTTCCAGTCGTACGAGCGCTGCACCTCGACGTACCCGGCCCAGGCGAGGCCGAGCGGGGTGTCCTTGTTGTACTTCATGTCGAGGTAGAGACGGTCGGCCGGCGACATGACGATCCCCGTCCCCTGCTGCGCCGCCGCCGCGACCTGCGCCTTCTCGGCCGCGCTGGTCCCGTCGAGACCCCAGTACTGGGCGAGGGCGCCCTTCGCCGGAGTGGCGCCGGTCAGCTGGTGCCAGCCGATCACGGTCTTCCCGTACTTGGCGACGATCGGCTGCACCTTGTCCATGAACGTGACGTAGTCCTCATGGCTGGTGGAGTGCGCCTCGTCGCCGCCGATGTGGAGGTACTTGCCGGGCGTGATGGCGGCGAGCTCACGGATGACGTCGTCGACGAAGTCGTACGTGCGGTCCTTGTTGACGCACAGCGAGCTGAAGCCGACGTTCGTGCCGGTGTAGAGCGGCGGCGCGACACCGTCGCAGTTCAGCTCCGCGTACGAGGCGAGCGCCGCGTTCGTGTGGCCCGGCATGTCGATCTCGGGAATGACCTCCAGATACCGCGAGGCGGCGTACTGGACGATCTCCTTGTACTGGGCCTTGGTGAAGTAACCGCCCTGCCCGCCGCCGACCTGCGTGGACCCGCCGTACGTGGCGAGCTTCGGCCAGGAGTCGATGGCGATGCGCCACCCCTGGTCGTCACTCAGGTGCAGATGCAGCTTGTTGACCTTGTACAGGGCGAGTTCGTCGATGTAGCGCTTGACCTTGTCGACCCCGAAGAAGTGCCGGGAGACGTCGAGCATGGCGCCGCGGTAGCCGTACCGGGGGCTGTCCTCGATGGTGCCGCCCGCGACGAGCCACGGCCCGGTCTGCCTGCTGCTCTTCTCCACCTTGGCGGGCAGCTGCTGGCGCAGGGTCTGCACGCCGTGGAACAGACCGGCGGCCTTGTGGGCGGTGATGGTGACGGAGCCTCGGCCGGACACGAGCCGGTACCCCTCGTCCCCCAAGTCCTTGGCCCTGCCGCTGAGTTCGAGACGGATACCGTCGCGACCGCCCTGGCCCGTGATGGGCAGCCGGTAGCCGGTGGAGGGCCTGAGCACGCCCGCGAGGTAGCCGGCGACGCGCTGTGCCTCCTTCGAGTCCCGCTCGACACGGATCCGCGTCTTCGAGGTGATCTCGTACGCCGGTCCGCCCGCGGCCACCGAGGCCGGAGCGGGCACCACCTGGCCCAGCGGGGTCGCGGCGGCGGATCCCGCACCCGGTGACGGGGCGGCGCCGACGGCGGACACCCCCGCGGCCGCGACGAGCAGCAGCGAACCGAACAGCCGGGCGGTCCTGCGGCGCTGCTTCTGTTGCTGTCTCACAAACGGTCCCTTCGACGAGCGACTGGGTCGTGGATCGCGGGGGGTTTCACATCTGTGCAGCCGAACAGTCACCATGGGTACCGTCCGCCCCATGAGCGGGTCAAGGGTGTAGACCAATTCTCACCGACTGGATGACGCATCCCGGGGAGGATGGGGCGCAGGGCCCGCCCCTTCACGAAGGGGCGGGCCCTGACGTGGCGTCAGCCCCGACGCACCTTGCGCGCGATGACGAAGCGGTCGATCTCCTCACCGGTCTCCGCGAGGCCCCGCACCGTCAGCTTCGCCGTGCGGCCCGCCGGCGCCGGCTCCACGTCGACGCGCAGGAACGAGTAGTTCGTGTAGCGCACGCGCGACCAGTCGACGGTGACGTTCTTCTTGCTGCCGTCGGGCTGGACGACGAAGGACGTGAAGGGATCGATCTCCTTCTCGTGCCCCTCGTACGTGTCGTCGACCGGGAACGCGTACAGGCTCCGGCCCGCGGCGCCCGCGGTGACGTAGACGATGCCGTCGGTCTCGGGGTACGCCGTGCCGCCGATCGGCAGCTCCTTGGTGACCCGGTCACCCTTGAGCACGTCGGTGCGCTCGTAGACGTGGTTGTGCCCGTTGATGACGAGGTCGACGGTGTACTTCTCGAACAGCGGCACCCACTCCTTGCGCACGCCGCCCTCGGAGGCGTGGCTCGTGGCGGTGCAGTACGCGCAGTGGTGGAAGAAGACCACGATGAAGTCGATGTCGCGGTCGGCGCGGAACTTCTTCAGCTGGCGCTCGAACCACGAGGTCTGCGTGCCGCCGGACAGGCCGAGGTTGGCCGGGATCTCCCAGGACACGTCGTTGGCGTCGAGCGAGACGACCGCCGTGTTGCCGTGCACGAAGGAGTAGACGCCGGGCAGGTTCGTCGCGTCGGGCCCGTTGTCCGGCAGGGTGAAGCGGGCCTGCTGGCTGCCGTAGCCGTGCGGCGCGTACCAGGCCTCCATGTCGTGGTTGCCGTACGCGACCATCCACGGCACCTGCTTGGCGACGGACTCCGTCTGGGCGAGGAACTGGTCCCAGGTGCGGGCGTCGAACGTGTCGCCGGTCTGGCCCGAACCCGACGGGTCGGCGTAGGCGATGTCTCCGGCGTGCAGGTGGAACGCCGGGTTCTGCGCCAGGATCAGGCTGTCGTTGGCCAGCGCGTGGTAGCTGACGCCCTGGTCGCCGAAGGCCGTGAAGGTGAACGGCTCGCGGTGCGAGGGCGCCGTCCTGAAGGTGCCGAGCGTGCCGGCCAGGTGCGCGGCCGCCGGGTCGAAGCCGTCGTGGCCGACGCCGTAGTAGTAGGTGGTGCCGGGGCGCAGCCGGGTCAGCTGGGCGTGGAGGTAGTACTGGGTGTGGTCGGCGCCGGTGCCGACCCCGGCCGGGGTGTAGAGGGGCCGGACCTCGGCCTCGATCTTCCGCGACAGGTCCCAGGGGTGGACGCCGACGCGGATGTACGGGTTCTTGACGGCGACCGGGACCTGCCAGGAGACGGTCATCTCGGTACGGGCGTCCGCGCCGTAGGCGAGGTGGCGGGCGAATGGGGCGACGAGCGCGCCGTCGACCTTCTGGGCGGCGGGTGCATGGCCTGGGGTCCGCCCGGTCTGCGTGGGGACGGCGGCGCTCGCAGCGCCCGGCACGAAGGCGCCGCCCGCCATCGCGCCCAGGGTGACGGCGCCGCCGCGCATCATCGTGCGGCGGGAGAACTTGCTGCGCAGGTACTCGTGCTGCTCGGCCAGGCTCCGGTCGGCAAGCTGCTCGGGTACGCCCATACGGGGAATGTCCATGACCGGAAAAGTTGCTCGGGTCACTCATCTCGGCCGGATACGGCATGTGAACGCAACGGGAACAAGCGGCATGGCGCCCTTCAAGCCTTGACCACAGCTGTCCCAAGAACCCCGGCGCCCACGCCGGATGGCGCACCCCTGCCCGAAATCGGGCAGAATTCTTGCGAACACTCCCCTCTTCCTCCAGGATCATCCGAGTGCACGACGAACTTGTCGATCATCTGACGCGCAGTTCGCCCCTGAACCGGGGCGAGGCACTGCGGGTGATCCAGGACGTGCTCGCCTACTTCGACGAGACGACCGAGGTGTTCGTCCGTCGCCGCCACCGCGAGCTCCAGGGTCAGGGCCTGGTGAACGCGGAGATCTTCGAACGGATCTCGGCGGACCTGAAGTACCGCGCGGTCGCGCCGCCCGAGCTGTCCCTGCGGCAGCTGCGGCGCATCGTCTACGGCTAGAGGGGATCAGTACACATATGTGCGGAATTGTCGGTTACATCGGTAAGCGTGACGTGGCACCGCTGCTGCTCGAGGGGCTGCAGCGCCTGGAGTACCGCGGCTACGACTCCGCGGGCGTCGTCATCACCAGCCCGAAGGCCGGCGGCCTGAAAATGGTGAAGGCCAAGGGCCGCGTGCGCGACCTGGAGGCCAAGGTGCCCGCCCGCTTCAAGGGCACCACGGGCATCGCCCACACCCGCTGGGCCACCCACGGCGCACCGTCCGACGAGAACGCGCACCCCCACATGTCCGCGGACAACAAGGTCGCCGTCGTCCACAACGGCATCGTCGACAACGCCGCCGACCTGCGCGCCAAGCTGACCGCCGAGGGCGTCACCTTCCTCTCCGAGACGGACACCGAGGTCCTCACCCACCTCATCGCCCGCTCCCCCGCCGAGAAGCTCGAGGACAAGGTCCGCGAGGCGCTCCGGCTGATCGAGGGCACGTACGGCATCGCCGTCCTGCACGCCGACTTCCCCGACCGCATCGTGGTGGCCCGCAACGGCTCCCCGGTCGTCCTCGGCATCGGCGAGAAGGAGATGTTCGTCGCCTCGGACATCGCCGCCCTGGTCGCCCACACCCGCCAGATCGTCACCCTCGACGACGGCGAGATGGCCACCCTCAAGGCCGACGACTTCCGCACCTACACGACCGAGGGCACGCGCACGACCGCGTCGCCGACGACCGTCGAGTGGGAGGCCGCCTCGTACGACATGGGCGGCCACGACACGTACATGCACAAGGAGATCTTCGAGCAGCCGGAGGCGGTCGACCGCGTCCTGCGCGGCCGCATCGACGAGCGCTTCTCCGCCGTGCACCTGGGCGGCCTCAACCTCGACGCCCGCGAGGCGCGCAGCGTGCGCCGCGTGAAGATCCTGGGCTGCGGCACCTCGTACCACGCGGGCCTGATCGGCGCGCAGATGATCGAGGAGCTGGCCCGCATCCCCGCGGACGCCGAGCCGGCCTCCGAGTTCCGCTACCGCAACCCGGTCGTCGACCCCGACACCCTCTACATCGCGGTCTCCCAGTCCGGCGAGACGTACGACGTCCTGGCCGCCGTGCAGGAGCTGAAGCGCAAGGGCGCCCGCGTCTTCGGCGTCGTGAACGTCGTCGGCTCGGCCATCGCCCGCGAGTCGGACGCCGGCGTGTACGTCCACGCGGGCCCCGAGGTCTGCGTCGTCTCGACCAAGTGCTTCACCAACACCACGGTCGCCTTCGCCCTCCTCGCCCTCCACCTCGGCCGCATCCGCGACCTGTCCGTCGCCGACGGCAAGCGGATCATCGAGGGCCTGCGCAAGCTCCCCGGCCAGATCACCGAGATCCTGGAGCAGGAAGAGGCGATCAAGAAGATCGCCGAGGAGTACGCGGACGCCCGCTCGATGATGTTCATCGGCCGCGTCCGTGGCTACCCCGTCGCCCGCGAGGCCTCGCTCAAGCTCAAGGAGGTCTCGTACATCCACGCCGAGGCCTATCCCGCCTCCGAGCTGAAGCACGGCCCGCTCGCCCTGATCGAGCCGGCGCTCCCCACGGTCGCGATCGTCCCGGACGACGACCTGCTGGAGAAGAACCGCGCCGCCCTCGAGGAGATCAAGGCCCGTTCCGGCCGCATCCTCGCGGTCGCGCACCAGGAGCAGGAGAAGGCCGACCGCACGATCGTCGTCCCGAAGAACGAGGACGAGCTCGACCCGATCCTCATGGGCATCCCGCTCCAACTCCTCGCCTACCACACGGCGTTGGCCCTCGGCCGCGACATCGACAAGCCCCGCAACCTGGCGAAGTCCGTCACGGTGGAGTAGTCGGCCCCCGCAGTACGAGTACATGAGAACGGGTCCCTGTGCGCGCCACCAAGCGCACAGGGACCCGTTCTTTCGAGGGGGCCGGGGCGCCCATTCCCCGGCCCCCGGCTGTCAGCCGGTGGCCGTCACCCCCCGGCCGGCAGCACGCCCCGGCAGGGCCGTGGGCAGCCCGCCCAGCGCGGCCGTCGCCGCGTACCAGGCGAGGAGCCCGCCCACCGCGGCGAACCAGCCGCCGACCTTGGCGAGCCCGGCCGTGTCACCGAACGCGGCCACGGCGAGCAGCAGCAGGGCCACGCACAGCGCCCCGTACGACCCGCGGACCAGGGTCCCGGAGCCGGACGCCCCGAGGGTCAGGCTCAGCGCGAGCATCGCGAACAGGAGCATGAACAGCCCTTGCGCGTTGGCCGACATGGTGTCGCCGGCCGTGACGCCCCAGGTGAACCAGAACGCGCCGAGCGCGGCGAAGGCCGTACCCGTGGAGGCGTCACTGGCGCGGTAGGCGAGCAGGCCGGCGACGAACAGGGCGATGCCACCGACGTACGTCGCGAGGGATACGGCATTCGCGGCCGTCACACCGCCGATCACTTCCGTATGACCGAGGCCGAAGGCCAACAGGGTGAGTCCCAGGGCGAGATGGCCGAGAGTGGAGGTCGTGCTTCCCGCGGAGACGTCTTTGTCCACGGCGGGCTCCCTTCGTGCGGGTGCAGTTGTGCTGCGCGCGGTACTGGGCCCTGCGATGGTCCAGCGACCGGTATGTACCCTTCACAAAGGCACAAAGCACCTCTACGCGCGAGTAGGATTTGCCCATCTCGCCCGGAGCCAAAGGGAGTTAAGGGATGACGATGACCGGGCGCCTGGCGCGCCGCGCGAGCCGTCCCGCGACCGAGCCGAAGATCCGGCCGACGATCCCGTGCGTGGAGCCGACGACGATCGCGTCGGCCTCGTACTCCCGGCCCACCTCTTCGAGTTCGTGGCAGATGTCGCCGCCGCGCTCGACCAGGATCCAGGGCACCTCGGACAGATAGTCCGCACAGGCGAGTTCGAGACCGAGCACCTCGGTGCGGTGGTCGGGCACATCCAC
This window contains:
- a CDS encoding GPR1/FUN34/YaaH family transporter yields the protein MDKDVSAGSTTSTLGHLALGLTLLAFGLGHTEVIGGVTAANAVSLATYVGGIALFVAGLLAYRASDASTGTAFAALGAFWFTWGVTAGDTMSANAQGLFMLLFAMLALSLTLGASGSGTLVRGSYGALCVALLLLAVAAFGDTAGLAKVGGWFAAVGGLLAWYAATAALGGLPTALPGRAAGRGVTATG